The proteins below are encoded in one region of Cygnus olor isolate bCygOlo1 chromosome 19, bCygOlo1.pri.v2, whole genome shotgun sequence:
- the SCAI gene encoding protein SCAI isoform X5: MGGGAGGGGPWAAPHPRGPRRGTGRGGRGAAAGLGAGTGLAGRPAAPPRCCPGAEPAVRSGPRTEFALKEIMSSGGAEDDIPQAERKTVTDFCYLLDKSKQLFNGLRDLPQYGQKQWQSYFGRTFDVYTKLWKFQQQHRQVLDNRYGLKRWQIGEIASKIGQLYYHYYLRTSETSYLNEAFSFYSAIRQRSYYSQVNKEDRPELVVKKLRYYARFIVVCLLLNKMDVVKDLVKELSDEIEDYTHRFNTEDQVEWNLVLQEVAAFIEADPVMVLNDDNTIVITSNRLSETGAPLLEQGMIVGQLALADALIIGNCNNQVKFSELTVDMFRMLQALEREPMNLASQMNKPGMQESTEKPARRENPHKYLLYKPTFSQLYTFLAASFKELPANSVLLIYLSATGVFPSGRSDSEGPYDFGGVLTNSNRDVINGDAIHKRNQSYKEMHCLHPGDLYPFTRKPLFIIVDSSNSVAYKNFTNLFGQPLVCLLSPTAYPKALQDQSQRGSLFTLFLNNPLMAFLFVSGLSSMRRGLWEKCQDYLRKINRDIAQLLTHSRSIDQSFLQFFGDEFLRLLLTRFIFCSATMRMHKIFRQETRNYPESYPQLPRDETVENPHLQKHILELASILDVRNVFMENTLDDY; this comes from the exons GACTGAGTTTGCCCTAAAAGAAATCATGTCATCAGGAGGAGCTGAAGATGATATTCCTcaggcagagaggaaaacagttaCAGACTTTTGCTACTTGTTGGATAAATCTAAACAGCTCTTCAATGGCTTAAG GGATTTACCTCAGTATGGGCAAAAGCAGTGGCAATCCTATTTCGGGCGAACATTCGATGTTTACACCAAACTCTGGAAGTTCCAACAGCAACATCG ACAAGTATTGGACAATCGGTATGGGTTGAAGCGGTGGCAAATTGGGGAAATTGCTTCCAAGATTGGGCAGCTCTATTACCATTATTA CTTGCGCACTTCAGAAACCAGCTATCTCAATGAAGCTTTCTCCTTCTATTCGGCAATTAGGCAGAGGTCATACTACTCCCAAGTCAACAAAGAAGACAG GCCTGAATTAGTGGTTAAGAAGCTGCGTTACTATGCAAGGTTTATAGTGGTTTGTCTCTTGCTCAACAAAATGGATGTTGTAAAGGACCTTGTAAAG GAGCTGTCAGATGAAATTGAAGACTACACTCATCGTTTTAATACTGAAGATCAGGTGGAGTGGAACCTGGTTCTTCAGGAAGTGGCAGCTTTTATTGAG GCAGACCctgtaatggttttaaatgatGACAACACCATTGTAATCACCTCCAACAGGCTTTCTGAAACTGGAGCTCCATTGCTAGAGCAGGGAATGATAGTGGGACAGCTTGCTCTTGCAGATGCACTGATTATTGGGAACTGCAATAACCAG GTCAAGTTCAGTGAATTAACAGTTGATATGTTTCGAATGCTACAAGCACTTGAAAGGGAACCAATGAATTTAGCTTCACAGATGAACAAACCTGGAATGCAA gaGTCAACAGAGAAACCAGCCAGGCGGGAAAACCCCCATAAATATCTACTTTATAAACCAACTTTCAGCCAGCTGTATACGTTTTTAGCAGCATCATTTAAG GAGCTGCCTGCAAACAGTGTACTGCTGATTTACTTGTCTGCCACGGGCGTGTTCCCATCAGGTCGTTCGGATAGTGAAG GTCCATATGATTTTGGTGGTGTTCTGACAAATAGTAACCGGGATGTTATAAATGGAGATGCTATCCACAAGCGAAACCAATCTTACAAGGAGATGCACTG tcttcACCCTGGAGATCTCTACCCTTTCACAAGAAAGCCTCTCTTTATCATTGTGGATTCGTCAAATAGCGTCGCCTATAAG AATTTCACAAACTTATTTGGACAACCATTGGTGTGCTTGCTTTCTCCAACAGCATATCCAAAAGCATTACAAG ATCAGTCTCAGCGGGGTAGCCTCTTCACACTCTTTCTGAACAATCCTTTAATGGCATTCCTATTTGTCTCTGGATTATCGAGCATGCGCAGAGGTTTGTGGGAGAAGTGTCAAGACTACCTTAGAAAAATCAATCGAGATATTGCCCAGCTGCTGACCCACTCCCGCTCCATAG ATCAGTCCTTTCTTCAATTTTTTGGGGATGAATTTCTTCGTTTGCTTCtaacaagatttattttctgctcgGCTACTATGAGGATGCACAAAATTTTCCGG CAGGAAACACGAAATTATCCAGAATCTTATCCTCAGCTGCCAAGAGATGAAACGGTGGAGAACCCTCACCTCCAAAAGCACATTTTGGAGCTGGCTTCCATACTGGAtgttagaaatgttttcatggAAAACACTCTCGACGACTATTAA
- the SCAI gene encoding protein SCAI isoform X4: protein MSSGGAEDDIPQAERKTVTDFCYLLDKSKQLFNGLRDLPQYGQKQWQSYFGRTFDVYTKLWKFQQQHRQVLDNRYGLKRWQIGEIASKIGQLYYHYYLRTSETSYLNEAFSFYSAIRQRSYYSQVNKEDRPELVVKKLRYYARFIVVCLLLNKMDVVKDLVKELSDEIEDYTHRFNTEDQVEWNLVLQEVAAFIEADPVMVLNDDNTIVITSNRLSETGAPLLEQGMIVGQLALADALIIGNCNNQVKFSELTVDMFRMLQALEREPMNLASQMNKPGMQESTEKPARRENPHKYLLYKPTFSQLYTFLAASFKELPANSVLLIYLSATGVFPSGRSDSEGPYDFGGVLTNSNRDVINGDAIHKRNQSYKEMHCLHPGDLYPFTRKPLFIIVDSSNSVAYKNFTNLFGQPLVCLLSPTAYPKALQDQSQRGSLFTLFLNNPLMAFLFVSGLSSMRRGLWEKCQDYLRKINRDIAQLLTHSRSIDQSFLQFFGDEFLRLLLTRFIFCSATMRMHKIFRQETRNYPESYPQLPRDETVENPHLQKHILELASILDVRNVFMENTLDDY from the exons ATGTCATCAGGAGGAGCTGAAGATGATATTCCTcaggcagagaggaaaacagttaCAGACTTTTGCTACTTGTTGGATAAATCTAAACAGCTCTTCAATGGCTTAAG GGATTTACCTCAGTATGGGCAAAAGCAGTGGCAATCCTATTTCGGGCGAACATTCGATGTTTACACCAAACTCTGGAAGTTCCAACAGCAACATCG ACAAGTATTGGACAATCGGTATGGGTTGAAGCGGTGGCAAATTGGGGAAATTGCTTCCAAGATTGGGCAGCTCTATTACCATTATTA CTTGCGCACTTCAGAAACCAGCTATCTCAATGAAGCTTTCTCCTTCTATTCGGCAATTAGGCAGAGGTCATACTACTCCCAAGTCAACAAAGAAGACAG GCCTGAATTAGTGGTTAAGAAGCTGCGTTACTATGCAAGGTTTATAGTGGTTTGTCTCTTGCTCAACAAAATGGATGTTGTAAAGGACCTTGTAAAG GAGCTGTCAGATGAAATTGAAGACTACACTCATCGTTTTAATACTGAAGATCAGGTGGAGTGGAACCTGGTTCTTCAGGAAGTGGCAGCTTTTATTGAG GCAGACCctgtaatggttttaaatgatGACAACACCATTGTAATCACCTCCAACAGGCTTTCTGAAACTGGAGCTCCATTGCTAGAGCAGGGAATGATAGTGGGACAGCTTGCTCTTGCAGATGCACTGATTATTGGGAACTGCAATAACCAG GTCAAGTTCAGTGAATTAACAGTTGATATGTTTCGAATGCTACAAGCACTTGAAAGGGAACCAATGAATTTAGCTTCACAGATGAACAAACCTGGAATGCAA gaGTCAACAGAGAAACCAGCCAGGCGGGAAAACCCCCATAAATATCTACTTTATAAACCAACTTTCAGCCAGCTGTATACGTTTTTAGCAGCATCATTTAAG GAGCTGCCTGCAAACAGTGTACTGCTGATTTACTTGTCTGCCACGGGCGTGTTCCCATCAGGTCGTTCGGATAGTGAAG GTCCATATGATTTTGGTGGTGTTCTGACAAATAGTAACCGGGATGTTATAAATGGAGATGCTATCCACAAGCGAAACCAATCTTACAAGGAGATGCACTG tcttcACCCTGGAGATCTCTACCCTTTCACAAGAAAGCCTCTCTTTATCATTGTGGATTCGTCAAATAGCGTCGCCTATAAG AATTTCACAAACTTATTTGGACAACCATTGGTGTGCTTGCTTTCTCCAACAGCATATCCAAAAGCATTACAAG ATCAGTCTCAGCGGGGTAGCCTCTTCACACTCTTTCTGAACAATCCTTTAATGGCATTCCTATTTGTCTCTGGATTATCGAGCATGCGCAGAGGTTTGTGGGAGAAGTGTCAAGACTACCTTAGAAAAATCAATCGAGATATTGCCCAGCTGCTGACCCACTCCCGCTCCATAG ATCAGTCCTTTCTTCAATTTTTTGGGGATGAATTTCTTCGTTTGCTTCtaacaagatttattttctgctcgGCTACTATGAGGATGCACAAAATTTTCCGG CAGGAAACACGAAATTATCCAGAATCTTATCCTCAGCTGCCAAGAGATGAAACGGTGGAGAACCCTCACCTCCAAAAGCACATTTTGGAGCTGGCTTCCATACTGGAtgttagaaatgttttcatggAAAACACTCTCGACGACTATTAA
- the SCAI gene encoding protein SCAI isoform X1, translated as MIHFAVNRVSKILLGYYFSPNKADPLVSLKKPCTKCPLLLMPSAFSQQNFLIHGSNMRDQNTEQQMGRKMDGSNGRACLQKSVMEPWDLPQYGQKQWQSYFGRTFDVYTKLWKFQQQHRQVLDNRYGLKRWQIGEIASKIGQLYYHYYLRTSETSYLNEAFSFYSAIRQRSYYSQVNKEDRPELVVKKLRYYARFIVVCLLLNKMDVVKDLVKELSDEIEDYTHRFNTEDQVEWNLVLQEVAAFIEADPVMVLNDDNTIVITSNRLSETGAPLLEQGMIVGQLALADALIIGNCNNQVKFSELTVDMFRMLQALEREPMNLASQMNKPGMQESTEKPARRENPHKYLLYKPTFSQLYTFLAASFKELPANSVLLIYLSATGVFPSGRSDSEGPYDFGGVLTNSNRDVINGDAIHKRNQSYKEMHCLHPGDLYPFTRKPLFIIVDSSNSVAYKNFTNLFGQPLVCLLSPTAYPKALQDQSQRGSLFTLFLNNPLMAFLFVSGLSSMRRGLWEKCQDYLRKINRDIAQLLTHSRSIDQSFLQFFGDEFLRLLLTRFIFCSATMRMHKIFRQETRNYPESYPQLPRDETVENPHLQKHILELASILDVRNVFMENTLDDY; from the exons ATGATCCACTTTGCAGTCAACCGAGTCTCTAAAATTCTTTTGGGCTATTACTTCTCACCAAATAAGGCAGATCCTCTGGTCTCATTAAAGAAGCCGTGCACTAAATGTCCTCTCTTGCTTATGCCGTCTGCTTTCTCACAGCAAAATTTCTTGATACATGGGAGCAACATGCGTGATCAGAACACAGAACAgcaaatgggaaggaaaatggatgGTAGCAATGGCAGGGCTTGTCTGCAAAAATCCGTGATGGAACCATG GGATTTACCTCAGTATGGGCAAAAGCAGTGGCAATCCTATTTCGGGCGAACATTCGATGTTTACACCAAACTCTGGAAGTTCCAACAGCAACATCG ACAAGTATTGGACAATCGGTATGGGTTGAAGCGGTGGCAAATTGGGGAAATTGCTTCCAAGATTGGGCAGCTCTATTACCATTATTA CTTGCGCACTTCAGAAACCAGCTATCTCAATGAAGCTTTCTCCTTCTATTCGGCAATTAGGCAGAGGTCATACTACTCCCAAGTCAACAAAGAAGACAG GCCTGAATTAGTGGTTAAGAAGCTGCGTTACTATGCAAGGTTTATAGTGGTTTGTCTCTTGCTCAACAAAATGGATGTTGTAAAGGACCTTGTAAAG GAGCTGTCAGATGAAATTGAAGACTACACTCATCGTTTTAATACTGAAGATCAGGTGGAGTGGAACCTGGTTCTTCAGGAAGTGGCAGCTTTTATTGAG GCAGACCctgtaatggttttaaatgatGACAACACCATTGTAATCACCTCCAACAGGCTTTCTGAAACTGGAGCTCCATTGCTAGAGCAGGGAATGATAGTGGGACAGCTTGCTCTTGCAGATGCACTGATTATTGGGAACTGCAATAACCAG GTCAAGTTCAGTGAATTAACAGTTGATATGTTTCGAATGCTACAAGCACTTGAAAGGGAACCAATGAATTTAGCTTCACAGATGAACAAACCTGGAATGCAA gaGTCAACAGAGAAACCAGCCAGGCGGGAAAACCCCCATAAATATCTACTTTATAAACCAACTTTCAGCCAGCTGTATACGTTTTTAGCAGCATCATTTAAG GAGCTGCCTGCAAACAGTGTACTGCTGATTTACTTGTCTGCCACGGGCGTGTTCCCATCAGGTCGTTCGGATAGTGAAG GTCCATATGATTTTGGTGGTGTTCTGACAAATAGTAACCGGGATGTTATAAATGGAGATGCTATCCACAAGCGAAACCAATCTTACAAGGAGATGCACTG tcttcACCCTGGAGATCTCTACCCTTTCACAAGAAAGCCTCTCTTTATCATTGTGGATTCGTCAAATAGCGTCGCCTATAAG AATTTCACAAACTTATTTGGACAACCATTGGTGTGCTTGCTTTCTCCAACAGCATATCCAAAAGCATTACAAG ATCAGTCTCAGCGGGGTAGCCTCTTCACACTCTTTCTGAACAATCCTTTAATGGCATTCCTATTTGTCTCTGGATTATCGAGCATGCGCAGAGGTTTGTGGGAGAAGTGTCAAGACTACCTTAGAAAAATCAATCGAGATATTGCCCAGCTGCTGACCCACTCCCGCTCCATAG ATCAGTCCTTTCTTCAATTTTTTGGGGATGAATTTCTTCGTTTGCTTCtaacaagatttattttctgctcgGCTACTATGAGGATGCACAAAATTTTCCGG CAGGAAACACGAAATTATCCAGAATCTTATCCTCAGCTGCCAAGAGATGAAACGGTGGAGAACCCTCACCTCCAAAAGCACATTTTGGAGCTGGCTTCCATACTGGAtgttagaaatgttttcatggAAAACACTCTCGACGACTATTAA
- the SCAI gene encoding protein SCAI isoform X3, which produces MIHFAVNRVSKILLGYYFSPNKADPLVSLKKPCTKCPLLLMPSAFSQQNFLIHGSNMRDQNTEQQMGRKMDGSNGRACLQKSVMEPWDLPQYGQKQWQSYFGRTFDVYTKLWKFQQQHRLRTSETSYLNEAFSFYSAIRQRSYYSQVNKEDRPELVVKKLRYYARFIVVCLLLNKMDVVKDLVKELSDEIEDYTHRFNTEDQVEWNLVLQEVAAFIEADPVMVLNDDNTIVITSNRLSETGAPLLEQGMIVGQLALADALIIGNCNNQVKFSELTVDMFRMLQALEREPMNLASQMNKPGMQESTEKPARRENPHKYLLYKPTFSQLYTFLAASFKELPANSVLLIYLSATGVFPSGRSDSEGPYDFGGVLTNSNRDVINGDAIHKRNQSYKEMHCLHPGDLYPFTRKPLFIIVDSSNSVAYKNFTNLFGQPLVCLLSPTAYPKALQDQSQRGSLFTLFLNNPLMAFLFVSGLSSMRRGLWEKCQDYLRKINRDIAQLLTHSRSIDQSFLQFFGDEFLRLLLTRFIFCSATMRMHKIFRQETRNYPESYPQLPRDETVENPHLQKHILELASILDVRNVFMENTLDDY; this is translated from the exons ATGATCCACTTTGCAGTCAACCGAGTCTCTAAAATTCTTTTGGGCTATTACTTCTCACCAAATAAGGCAGATCCTCTGGTCTCATTAAAGAAGCCGTGCACTAAATGTCCTCTCTTGCTTATGCCGTCTGCTTTCTCACAGCAAAATTTCTTGATACATGGGAGCAACATGCGTGATCAGAACACAGAACAgcaaatgggaaggaaaatggatgGTAGCAATGGCAGGGCTTGTCTGCAAAAATCCGTGATGGAACCATG GGATTTACCTCAGTATGGGCAAAAGCAGTGGCAATCCTATTTCGGGCGAACATTCGATGTTTACACCAAACTCTGGAAGTTCCAACAGCAACATCG CTTGCGCACTTCAGAAACCAGCTATCTCAATGAAGCTTTCTCCTTCTATTCGGCAATTAGGCAGAGGTCATACTACTCCCAAGTCAACAAAGAAGACAG GCCTGAATTAGTGGTTAAGAAGCTGCGTTACTATGCAAGGTTTATAGTGGTTTGTCTCTTGCTCAACAAAATGGATGTTGTAAAGGACCTTGTAAAG GAGCTGTCAGATGAAATTGAAGACTACACTCATCGTTTTAATACTGAAGATCAGGTGGAGTGGAACCTGGTTCTTCAGGAAGTGGCAGCTTTTATTGAG GCAGACCctgtaatggttttaaatgatGACAACACCATTGTAATCACCTCCAACAGGCTTTCTGAAACTGGAGCTCCATTGCTAGAGCAGGGAATGATAGTGGGACAGCTTGCTCTTGCAGATGCACTGATTATTGGGAACTGCAATAACCAG GTCAAGTTCAGTGAATTAACAGTTGATATGTTTCGAATGCTACAAGCACTTGAAAGGGAACCAATGAATTTAGCTTCACAGATGAACAAACCTGGAATGCAA gaGTCAACAGAGAAACCAGCCAGGCGGGAAAACCCCCATAAATATCTACTTTATAAACCAACTTTCAGCCAGCTGTATACGTTTTTAGCAGCATCATTTAAG GAGCTGCCTGCAAACAGTGTACTGCTGATTTACTTGTCTGCCACGGGCGTGTTCCCATCAGGTCGTTCGGATAGTGAAG GTCCATATGATTTTGGTGGTGTTCTGACAAATAGTAACCGGGATGTTATAAATGGAGATGCTATCCACAAGCGAAACCAATCTTACAAGGAGATGCACTG tcttcACCCTGGAGATCTCTACCCTTTCACAAGAAAGCCTCTCTTTATCATTGTGGATTCGTCAAATAGCGTCGCCTATAAG AATTTCACAAACTTATTTGGACAACCATTGGTGTGCTTGCTTTCTCCAACAGCATATCCAAAAGCATTACAAG ATCAGTCTCAGCGGGGTAGCCTCTTCACACTCTTTCTGAACAATCCTTTAATGGCATTCCTATTTGTCTCTGGATTATCGAGCATGCGCAGAGGTTTGTGGGAGAAGTGTCAAGACTACCTTAGAAAAATCAATCGAGATATTGCCCAGCTGCTGACCCACTCCCGCTCCATAG ATCAGTCCTTTCTTCAATTTTTTGGGGATGAATTTCTTCGTTTGCTTCtaacaagatttattttctgctcgGCTACTATGAGGATGCACAAAATTTTCCGG CAGGAAACACGAAATTATCCAGAATCTTATCCTCAGCTGCCAAGAGATGAAACGGTGGAGAACCCTCACCTCCAAAAGCACATTTTGGAGCTGGCTTCCATACTGGAtgttagaaatgttttcatggAAAACACTCTCGACGACTATTAA